One region of Halodesulfovibrio sp. MK-HDV genomic DNA includes:
- a CDS encoding AlpA family transcriptional regulator has product MNKPKNLTTKEVAAILNCSESLVRRQDMKEKLGAFYIAERALRFPKDQVDEYINVQKKQSSDNSSEEPAAVKKTLHRKKLHSNFDLF; this is encoded by the coding sequence ATGAATAAACCTAAAAACTTAACGACAAAAGAAGTAGCTGCAATATTAAACTGTTCCGAAAGCCTTGTTAGGCGACAGGATATGAAAGAAAAACTTGGTGCATTTTACATTGCGGAAAGAGCACTACGGTTTCCAAAAGATCAGGTTGATGAATATATCAACGTACAGAAAAAACAGTCTTCAGATAATAGTTCTGAAGAACCAGCTGCAGTTAAAAAGACTCTTCATAGAAAAAAGTTGCATTCAAACTTCGATTTGTTTTAA
- a CDS encoding phage integrase N-terminal domain-containing protein yields the protein MSKNRLLYGAKTAHLTGSGKTKYNNRGQSMRFSKRLHQLGYRVQHWKNISNRHVAVVVEDWQQQGLAVSTIKSYLSSVRQVCRVYGNDRIHKKNSEFGVGNRNYIPQQTKAVPEVVCRAVADQLLSGAEKFQRIGHQINVMRALGLRPEEARKINPRTALLPDGRIYISAGTKGGRDRILHEPSKEQIGAVKALTPFIGKNGNSWPDSISEASWEKYVYKVISRMGLCLKVCGASLHGLRHAYAQSRYKELTKLAAPCLYPSPADYRQAAYQAHGEDWRTTHDQAINILAHELGHNRGEVTATYLGTIHG from the coding sequence ATGAGTAAAAACAGATTATTATATGGAGCCAAAACAGCACATCTAACCGGATCAGGGAAAACGAAATATAACAATCGTGGGCAGTCGATGCGATTCTCTAAGCGGCTCCATCAATTAGGATACCGAGTACAGCATTGGAAAAACATCTCGAATCGACACGTGGCCGTTGTAGTGGAAGACTGGCAACAACAAGGATTAGCAGTTTCAACCATCAAATCTTACCTATCAAGTGTGCGCCAAGTTTGCCGGGTCTATGGAAACGATAGAATACATAAAAAGAACAGTGAATTTGGGGTTGGAAATCGTAACTACATTCCACAACAAACAAAAGCAGTGCCTGAAGTCGTCTGCCGTGCTGTCGCAGATCAATTGCTTTCTGGGGCAGAAAAGTTCCAAAGAATTGGACACCAAATCAACGTAATGCGCGCATTGGGCTTGCGCCCTGAAGAAGCGCGAAAAATAAATCCAAGGACCGCACTTCTTCCTGATGGCCGCATCTATATATCTGCAGGCACAAAAGGGGGCCGAGACCGTATCCTGCACGAGCCATCCAAAGAACAGATCGGTGCAGTTAAAGCGTTGACCCCGTTCATCGGGAAAAATGGCAATAGCTGGCCTGATTCGATATCGGAAGCTTCATGGGAAAAATACGTCTACAAAGTCATAAGCCGAATGGGGTTATGTCTTAAAGTTTGCGGGGCTTCACTACATGGCCTTCGGCACGCGTATGCACAAAGTCGCTACAAGGAACTAACGAAACTGGCCGCCCCCTGCCTTTACCCATCTCCTGCGGATTACCGGCAAGCGGCATATCAAGCACACGGTGAAGACTGGCGCACCACACATGACCAAGCAATCAACATTCTTGCCCACGAATTAGGGCACAACCGTGGCGAAGTCACCGCAACATACCTCGGCACCATTCATGGATAA
- a CDS encoding ankyrin repeat domain-containing protein, whose protein sequence is MNYAVVELLQYVPDYMKLVQENEIEIVYQLVGHGMVSPHRFLSDDFISPLALACEKGHLQMAKLLWMFGASIRPEIKTQIPPLQAAIRGRQVEVIRWLLEQGTDAPCRCSGYYRR, encoded by the coding sequence ATGAATTATGCTGTTGTAGAACTGTTGCAGTATGTTCCTGATTACATGAAATTAGTTCAGGAGAATGAAATAGAAATTGTTTATCAGTTAGTAGGACATGGAATGGTTTCACCACATAGGTTCTTATCTGATGACTTTATATCGCCGTTAGCACTTGCATGTGAAAAAGGTCATCTGCAAATGGCAAAGCTTCTTTGGATGTTTGGGGCATCCATAAGACCAGAAATCAAAACACAAATTCCGCCTTTACAGGCAGCAATACGTGGTAGGCAGGTGGAAGTTATCCGTTGGCTGTTGGAGCAGGGAACAGATGCACCTTGTCGGTGTAGTGGATACTACAGGCGTTGA
- a CDS encoding AMIN domain-containing protein produces MLRPSLRRAYWFCFFIWFTAIGCLFVATVWGNFDDFLQYLNRNFATTEATLSEDIRQDVIKAEKLVINEIQQPVQPTPLLVPPETSSKPLKLSKGIVLRTNYSFTESSFEADLTITGSPKEIRQFKVTSPPTTAIDIMGNWKYGPEVINYTRFESGIIQSIIFGMHKDKLRVVFRIREGETRKISLPLITRNKKELKLKIIAED; encoded by the coding sequence ATGTTAAGGCCAAGTCTACGTAGAGCTTACTGGTTTTGCTTTTTTATATGGTTTACAGCCATTGGCTGTTTATTTGTTGCCACTGTTTGGGGAAATTTTGATGATTTTTTACAGTACCTTAATCGTAACTTTGCAACGACAGAGGCAACACTCTCAGAAGACATACGACAGGATGTAATAAAGGCAGAAAAACTAGTCATCAACGAGATACAACAACCAGTACAACCTACTCCACTTTTAGTTCCCCCTGAGACGTCTTCTAAGCCACTTAAATTATCTAAGGGCATCGTACTGCGAACGAACTACTCATTCACAGAATCAAGCTTTGAGGCTGATTTAACAATTACAGGTTCCCCAAAAGAAATTCGACAATTCAAAGTAACCTCACCGCCTACGACCGCTATAGATATTATGGGGAATTGGAAGTATGGGCCGGAGGTTATTAACTACACACGCTTCGAATCCGGCATTATTCAATCTATCATTTTTGGAATGCATAAAGATAAATTACGCGTTGTTTTCCGCATCAGGGAAGGGGAAACAAGAAAAATATCTCTCCCGCTAATTACAAGAAACAAAAAAGAACTTAAGCTAAAAATTATTGCTGAAGACTAA
- a CDS encoding type VI secretion protein IcmF/TssM N-terminal domain-containing protein, which yields MAKFIYTVLKLLFVIALLSGLTAGAMWITQHQGWPWWAAAAIVGGIVGLVMAAFFIHRYFLRTRERQFVQRIIEQDDAQIKEAPLHKRQRMKELQDRWIEAIETLKNSRLRKFGNPLYVLPWYMVLGESDSGKSTAVLHARLKNILTDVGPVKGVSATRNCDWWFFEEAIFLDTAGRYAIPLDESSDNEEWHEFLVLLSKYRKQEPLNGLVLTLPAEKLLNDSEDDLANYGRSLRGRVNELMRTLGVRFPVYILVTKLDLVFGFNELVDLLPEKDLRQAMGCMNTTGRDNSTTMVDTTFDKVGSRLKMLRLQLLETQQDYDPAFLAFPDELETLRNSLKVFAEATFFDNPYQETPLLRGIFFSSGRQAGQAVSRILRSATSVPQVTTVLPNTDNGIFLYDFFGKILPNDRSLFTPIIEFLRWRTITQHLGLISWFLITFALCVNLSLVYLNNMRALETFEQELISKPQFTNNIAEDSKELGKIYLNITDVSSINNDWWLPRLGLTQSKEAEASYKANFCRDFELYVLSPLRKIQEKQIFSLTADTPESEVAAQINLITKQISLYNKRMTGAKHTSILTVNTQNELASIFQQQGIEPDAAIVVSKLLSVYLTWAESPRLVEEQLELSHTWLARLMNLKDVNMHWLAEWANEQPYLPPVHLSSFWDIAPGSLREEVMVPAAFTQEGKKAITAFLDNIESSVANSSTFRSRRKNFEEWYTLEYANAWREFMYAFHRGEDGLRNRQDYLETMALMSVGKGPYISLIQRLAKELRPFVDQKGIPKWVGEVYRMEAVIALWQHKQSGNKKAVTSLLGGTEKKLSKLVTHLTTSGLDVQAAEKDFGDYVAAIGDMIPLAQTRPEIFKATSSYFGSDPVNSPFHKASSAISKMRHRLFNKGGNEILWEIINGPFDFNVRFFTFDASAHLQRLWEQQVYNKVEYMPEEKKQQALFGNKGLVRKFTQKTAAPFLERAGSMWEAKSWHGWMFPFDMDFLDFLQHENVEAQMQQDKYFVKIKPLPLDVNDDAKVEPYGAILTLLCGDKQQTLKNYNYPTEQKFTWKPAECGTTDLQILFAKKTLKKTYSGLHGFQNFLKEFRQGTYTFDSTDFPEAKEFLTLSNVKYINVPYEFNGAEPIVKLFEEKPVDIPLAASEDWGK from the coding sequence ATGGCCAAATTTATATACACTGTACTCAAACTTCTTTTTGTTATTGCCTTACTTAGTGGCCTTACAGCAGGTGCCATGTGGATAACACAGCACCAAGGTTGGCCATGGTGGGCTGCTGCGGCAATTGTAGGTGGAATTGTCGGCTTAGTAATGGCCGCTTTCTTTATTCATAGATACTTCCTACGCACCAGAGAACGCCAATTCGTTCAGCGTATTATTGAGCAGGATGACGCCCAAATAAAAGAAGCGCCGCTGCATAAACGTCAGAGAATGAAAGAATTGCAGGATAGATGGATTGAAGCCATTGAAACACTCAAAAATTCCCGCCTGCGCAAATTCGGTAATCCCCTGTATGTATTACCATGGTACATGGTGCTTGGCGAAAGCGATTCAGGCAAATCAACTGCAGTACTCCACGCACGCCTTAAAAACATTCTCACCGATGTAGGTCCGGTAAAAGGCGTTTCAGCTACCCGCAACTGCGATTGGTGGTTCTTTGAAGAAGCAATATTCTTAGATACCGCAGGTCGTTATGCCATCCCACTAGATGAAAGCTCGGACAACGAAGAATGGCATGAATTTCTCGTCTTACTTTCAAAATATCGGAAACAAGAACCACTTAATGGACTTGTTCTAACTCTTCCTGCCGAAAAACTTCTCAATGATAGTGAAGATGACCTTGCCAATTATGGACGTAGCCTAAGAGGACGTGTGAACGAATTGATGCGTACTCTCGGAGTGCGCTTCCCCGTGTATATTCTGGTAACAAAACTTGATTTGGTATTTGGATTCAATGAGTTGGTAGACTTACTCCCCGAGAAAGATCTACGGCAAGCCATGGGATGCATGAACACAACAGGGCGCGATAATTCGACCACCATGGTGGACACCACCTTTGATAAGGTGGGTAGTCGTCTAAAAATGCTTCGCTTACAACTGCTTGAAACACAGCAGGATTATGATCCTGCATTTTTGGCTTTCCCTGACGAGTTGGAGACACTTCGCAATTCATTAAAAGTGTTTGCAGAGGCTACCTTCTTCGACAATCCATATCAGGAAACACCTCTTCTTCGCGGCATATTCTTTTCAAGTGGACGACAGGCAGGCCAAGCTGTTTCACGCATATTACGCAGTGCCACCTCTGTCCCTCAAGTTACTACTGTTCTCCCTAATACAGACAATGGTATTTTCCTGTACGACTTTTTCGGTAAAATATTACCAAATGACCGTTCTCTTTTTACCCCTATTATTGAATTTTTGCGCTGGCGTACCATCACGCAACATTTGGGACTTATATCTTGGTTTCTCATCACGTTTGCTCTATGCGTGAATTTAAGCCTCGTTTATTTGAACAACATGCGCGCGCTTGAGACTTTTGAGCAGGAATTAATTTCCAAACCCCAATTTACAAATAATATTGCGGAAGACTCCAAGGAATTGGGGAAAATATATCTGAATATTACAGATGTAAGTAGCATCAACAACGACTGGTGGCTTCCACGTCTTGGATTAACACAAAGTAAAGAAGCCGAAGCAAGCTACAAGGCTAATTTCTGTAGAGATTTTGAACTGTACGTACTTTCACCACTCCGTAAAATACAAGAAAAACAAATTTTCTCGCTTACAGCCGACACCCCCGAATCTGAAGTTGCAGCACAAATCAACCTGATCACAAAACAGATTTCTCTTTATAACAAGCGCATGACGGGGGCCAAACATACTTCAATTCTTACTGTAAACACACAAAATGAATTGGCCTCAATTTTCCAACAACAAGGCATAGAGCCAGATGCTGCTATCGTCGTTTCTAAACTTCTTTCAGTGTACTTAACATGGGCAGAATCCCCTCGCCTTGTGGAAGAACAACTAGAACTTAGCCATACGTGGCTTGCCCGTTTAATGAATTTGAAAGATGTAAACATGCACTGGTTAGCAGAATGGGCAAACGAACAACCTTACCTGCCTCCAGTTCATCTTAGTTCCTTCTGGGATATTGCTCCAGGCTCTCTGCGGGAAGAAGTGATGGTTCCTGCTGCCTTTACCCAAGAAGGCAAAAAAGCCATTACCGCATTCCTCGATAACATCGAGAGCTCCGTTGCTAACAGTTCAACATTCCGAAGCAGACGTAAAAACTTTGAAGAATGGTATACATTAGAATACGCAAATGCTTGGCGTGAATTTATGTATGCTTTCCACCGCGGCGAAGATGGACTTCGCAACAGGCAAGACTACCTAGAAACCATGGCGCTCATGTCTGTGGGGAAAGGGCCTTATATAAGCCTGATACAGCGTCTAGCTAAAGAGCTTCGCCCCTTTGTAGATCAAAAAGGTATTCCTAAATGGGTCGGCGAAGTTTATAGAATGGAAGCAGTCATAGCTTTGTGGCAACACAAACAATCTGGTAACAAAAAAGCAGTTACATCATTGCTAGGAGGGACTGAAAAGAAACTATCTAAGCTCGTAACCCACCTAACAACTTCCGGATTGGATGTGCAGGCTGCTGAAAAAGATTTTGGAGACTATGTAGCTGCTATCGGTGACATGATTCCCCTTGCACAAACTCGTCCTGAAATATTCAAAGCAACGTCCAGCTACTTTGGCAGCGATCCAGTTAATTCGCCTTTCCATAAAGCTTCAAGCGCCATAAGCAAAATGCGTCATCGCCTATTCAACAAAGGCGGAAATGAAATATTATGGGAAATTATTAATGGCCCGTTTGATTTTAACGTACGATTTTTCACATTTGACGCAAGTGCTCATCTACAACGTCTTTGGGAACAGCAAGTATACAACAAAGTTGAATACATGCCGGAAGAAAAAAAGCAGCAAGCACTCTTTGGCAACAAGGGTCTTGTCAGAAAGTTTACCCAAAAAACGGCAGCTCCATTTCTTGAACGTGCGGGAAGCATGTGGGAAGCGAAAAGCTGGCATGGATGGATGTTCCCGTTTGATATGGATTTCCTAGATTTTCTCCAACATGAAAATGTGGAAGCCCAAATGCAGCAGGACAAGTACTTTGTCAAAATAAAACCGCTGCCTCTTGATGTAAACGACGATGCTAAGGTTGAACCCTACGGTGCGATTCTAACTCTTCTGTGTGGAGATAAGCAGCAAACATTAAAAAACTACAACTACCCAACAGAACAAAAGTTCACATGGAAACCTGCCGAATGCGGTACTACTGACTTGCAAATTCTTTTTGCCAAAAAAACGCTTAAAAAGACTTATTCTGGGCTCCATGGATTCCAAAACTTCCTTAAAGAGTTCCGACAAGGCACGTATACCTTTGACTCCACGGACTTTCCTGAAGCCAAAGAGTTTTTGACACTCTCTAACGTTAAATACATTAATGTACCGTATGAATTTAATGGTGCCGAACCAATTGTTAAGCTTTTTGAAGAAAAGCCAGTGGATATCCCATTGGCAGCTTCAGAAGATTGGGGAAAATAG
- a CDS encoding DotU family type IV/VI secretion system protein — MALVDSFLEIIALVSHVVNGKGGDLLQFEPFSQDIRRLTTIIEAERGTTTACNEDYDDARFAVYAWVDETILCSQLSWREQWLHQPLQRTYFGCSTAGEEFFVRLSKLLEEQHQETDKNTSPFPELLELYDTPPTPKKSGRDLPAVLAVFTLCLELGFSGKFFMEGADDSLSKLKAQCLSIMRKEEGLAENNHEQQLFASAYSNGSKIETTKHSRVFDLSFWSLIALPGLITAIIFFTYWGILNNMLELP, encoded by the coding sequence ATGGCTCTTGTGGATAGTTTCCTTGAGATCATTGCTCTCGTCTCCCATGTCGTTAATGGCAAGGGTGGAGATCTGTTGCAATTTGAACCATTCAGTCAGGACATTCGACGTCTCACAACCATCATTGAAGCAGAGCGTGGAACAACTACTGCCTGCAATGAGGACTATGATGATGCACGCTTTGCCGTCTATGCATGGGTTGACGAAACCATACTGTGCTCTCAATTAAGCTGGCGAGAACAATGGCTGCACCAGCCACTGCAACGAACGTACTTCGGCTGTTCAACAGCAGGAGAAGAGTTTTTTGTACGGTTGAGTAAACTGCTCGAAGAACAACACCAAGAAACTGATAAAAACACTTCACCCTTTCCTGAGCTACTGGAGTTGTACGACACACCTCCGACGCCCAAGAAAAGTGGACGTGACTTACCAGCTGTTCTAGCCGTTTTCACTCTATGCCTCGAACTAGGATTTTCCGGAAAATTCTTTATGGAGGGGGCTGACGACAGCTTGTCTAAGCTTAAAGCTCAATGCCTTTCAATCATGCGAAAAGAAGAAGGCTTAGCTGAGAACAATCATGAACAACAACTTTTTGCATCCGCTTATAGCAATGGCAGCAAAATTGAAACAACAAAGCACAGTAGAGTCTTTGATCTCTCTTTCTGGTCATTAATTGCTCTACCTGGTTTGATTACAGCAATAATTTTTTTCACATACTGGGGCATCCTCAACAACATGCTGGAACTTCCATAG
- the tssK gene encoding type VI secretion system baseplate subunit TssK, producing MRSEKPVYWYQGLFLQPQHFQLSDRHNEYTLHRHFAVTHQHHWGVVSQEIREDALYENVFELTKAVCIFQDGTLAELPGNTVTRARSFKDVWTERDKPFQVYLGIRRWNGSSANVTEVDDVQNDNGVRTRYISSLSPENMHDMHSNGQPGEIKRLHLDCKIFWENELAEASDYTLLPIAQLVRDGSEILLNPEYAAPCLTHDASPSLMRIVKDIRDRVLAACNKLEQFKATSNITDGGDGAYMVFFLALRTVSRFAPEIQMLSNSCAMHPWEVYMRLRTFIGELSCFSAELSALGETIDGVSLLPEFEHTTPYPCFKAAHDVLARLLSGIAVGPEFLIRFTKAERYYTAEISPRAFNESHSYWLIVTTAMPAQEVNDAFQSVVKVSSTRGMTTILARAVQGIPVISHDGPPRGLPKAKATSYFKLDPEHPLWQSVESGASISLYWDQAPEDLSIQLGVLKG from the coding sequence GTGCGTTCTGAAAAACCCGTATACTGGTACCAAGGACTTTTTTTACAGCCGCAACATTTTCAACTTTCTGATCGACACAATGAATACACACTTCATCGTCATTTTGCAGTTACCCACCAGCACCACTGGGGCGTAGTCTCACAAGAAATACGCGAAGACGCCTTGTACGAAAATGTTTTTGAACTAACCAAGGCTGTATGCATTTTTCAAGATGGAACCCTAGCGGAACTTCCGGGTAACACCGTTACTCGAGCACGTTCCTTCAAGGACGTTTGGACTGAACGCGACAAGCCTTTTCAAGTTTACCTCGGCATACGCCGCTGGAATGGTTCAAGCGCCAACGTAACAGAGGTGGATGATGTTCAAAACGATAACGGCGTCCGCACTCGGTACATAAGTTCGCTCTCACCGGAAAATATGCATGATATGCATAGTAACGGCCAGCCGGGCGAAATAAAACGTCTTCATCTTGATTGCAAAATTTTCTGGGAAAATGAGCTTGCAGAAGCTTCTGACTACACGCTTCTTCCCATTGCTCAGCTTGTACGTGATGGCAGCGAAATTCTTCTTAACCCTGAATACGCAGCACCATGCCTTACACACGATGCATCTCCTAGTTTAATGAGAATTGTGAAAGACATACGTGACCGTGTGCTTGCAGCTTGCAACAAATTGGAACAATTTAAAGCTACAAGCAACATCACCGATGGTGGCGACGGTGCATACATGGTGTTCTTTCTTGCGCTACGCACTGTCAGCCGCTTTGCTCCGGAAATTCAAATGCTTTCTAATTCCTGCGCGATGCATCCGTGGGAAGTATACATGCGTCTTCGTACCTTCATAGGAGAGCTCTCCTGCTTTTCCGCAGAACTTTCCGCTTTAGGCGAAACAATAGACGGCGTCAGCCTTCTTCCTGAATTTGAACACACAACCCCGTATCCGTGTTTTAAAGCTGCACATGACGTGCTCGCCAGACTGCTTTCCGGTATTGCCGTAGGCCCTGAATTTCTTATTCGCTTCACAAAAGCTGAACGCTACTACACTGCTGAAATCTCTCCTCGGGCATTTAACGAAAGTCATAGTTACTGGCTAATTGTTACCACTGCGATGCCAGCTCAAGAAGTCAATGACGCGTTTCAGTCTGTAGTAAAAGTCAGCTCCACTCGTGGAATGACCACCATTTTGGCAAGGGCGGTGCAGGGTATTCCTGTAATTTCGCATGATGGCCCGCCAAGGGGGCTGCCAAAAGCCAAAGCGACCTCATACTTCAAACTCGACCCAGAACATCCGCTCTGGCAAAGCGTAGAAAGTGGTGCAAGTATTTCATTATATTGGGATCAAGCACCAGAAGACCTATCTATTCAGCTTGGAGTACTAAAGGGGTAA
- the tssJ gene encoding type VI secretion system lipoprotein TssJ — MWNNKKLASTCIGSMLIVALLGLTGCGGVRPEDAVVVKSPQPLVVEPPTLSSVLPSPADTPAAIHWGFQKDAITLDVFTKGKLNEYNGQPHTLMICLYQLSARKGFTEYSNSVVGIEKLLTCKNFGSDVTSTKRIFIQPDGNQKIVLDRDEGTKYLGVVAGYYDIVPGLVTRIYEFPISVNKSGMLWWKKSKYSPAKFKTGILLSPNSMQTVGGK, encoded by the coding sequence ATGTGGAACAATAAGAAACTTGCATCAACTTGCATCGGCTCGATGCTTATTGTTGCCCTTCTCGGGCTAACCGGATGCGGTGGAGTCCGTCCAGAAGATGCTGTGGTTGTCAAATCTCCACAGCCTTTGGTGGTTGAACCACCTACGCTTTCCTCTGTCCTCCCCTCCCCTGCCGACACGCCGGCAGCAATACATTGGGGATTTCAAAAAGATGCTATCACCCTCGATGTTTTCACTAAGGGTAAATTAAATGAATACAACGGTCAGCCGCACACACTGATGATATGCCTGTACCAACTCTCAGCTCGTAAAGGTTTTACAGAGTATTCTAATTCCGTAGTTGGTATTGAAAAATTACTTACCTGCAAAAATTTTGGCTCAGACGTTACTTCAACTAAACGCATCTTCATCCAACCCGATGGCAACCAAAAAATTGTGCTGGATCGCGACGAAGGAACAAAATATCTTGGCGTGGTTGCAGGATATTACGACATCGTTCCCGGCTTGGTTACCCGAATTTATGAATTCCCCATTAGCGTAAATAAATCTGGCATGTTGTGGTGGAAAAAAAGCAAATATTCACCGGCAAAATTTAAGACCGGTATTTTACTCAGCCCAAACTCTATGCAAACGGTGGGGGGAAAATAA